In the Podospora pseudocomata strain CBS 415.72m chromosome 5, whole genome shotgun sequence genome, one interval contains:
- a CDS encoding hypothetical protein (EggNog:ENOG503P5PF; COG:S), with translation MIEKALDDFFSLNPSLSKSSDQTTLVLTPSRPIMCNTFEQSLQRLSNREAVLTAVRHWVQEAQKEQPGDDLEHLLWYAWEAVIDKAGKTPVDQQEQLVQFLAELRKHELPNLRFGEHKVWKDLPNFGLAAREKYNDVEAFAADSPEDRAKQDGLVGLLARLTGVVTKDIDPETTKGDIGGDFALFGLWTLREVFEGNVTTSNPESKEYITADGELVQGADAQVASRGVNQASLYILLAGEYLWRLSQANKDFVGNNGAPGPYFKDCAWKGFSKERWAIWKRGFEKAQEWVVGEEAKARVKAAVEKMAKLE, from the exons ATGATAGAGAAAGCTTTGGACGACTTTTTCTCGCTCAATCCTTCCTTGTCAAAATCATCGGATCAAACCACCTTAGTTTTGACACCTTCACGACCAATCATGTGCAATACTTTTGAACAGTCGTTGCAACGCCTCAGCAACCGCGAAGCTGTGTTGACCGCGGTTCGGCACTGGGTCCAGGAAGCCCAGAAAGAACAGCCCGGCGATGATCTGGAGCACCTCTTGTGGTATGCCTGGGAGGCGGTTATTGACAAGGCGGGGAAGACGCCCGTGGACCAGCAAGAGCAGCTAGTACAGTTTCTTGCCGAGCTCAGGAAGCACGAGCTGCCAAACTTGCGGTTTGGCGAGCACAAGGTGTGGAAAGATTTGCCCAACTTCGGGCTGGCGGCTAGGGAGAAGTATAACGATG TAGAGGCGTTTGCTGCTGATTCACCCGAAGACCGTGCCAAACAAGATGGACTGGTGGGGTTGCTCGCAAGGTTGACAGGTGTGGTGACCAAGGATATCGACCCGGAGACCACAAAGGGAGATATCGGCGGCGACTTTGCGTTGTTTGGGCTCTGGACCCTGAGGGAGGTCTTTGAGGGTAATGTTACCACATCGAACCCGGAGAGTAAGGAATACATTACGGCGGATGGAGAGTTGGTACAAGGAGCAGATGCCCAGGTTGCCAGTCGGGGAGTCAATCAGGCTAGCCTCTATATCCTGTTGGCGGGGGAGTATCTCTGGAGGTTGAGCCAGGCGAATAAAGATTTCGTGGGGAACAACGGTGCGCCTGGCCCCTACTTCAAAGATTGCGCATGGAAGGGCTTCAGCAAGGAGAGGTGGGCAATCTGGAAGAGAGGGTTTGAGAAGGCCCAGGAGTGGGTTGTGGGTGAGGAAGCCAAGGCAAGAGTCAAGGCCGCCGTCGAGAAGATGGCTAAGCTTGAATGA
- a CDS encoding hypothetical protein (COG:S; EggNog:ENOG503PDRJ), whose amino-acid sequence MVTLKTLLLLTLSAATATAQGTSSIGQVTCGNNNWSRSQIEEALEQGCRLHEDGEQLGNNKYPHRFNNREGLVFAASGPYQEFPIVRNGVYEGGSPGADRIVFNPNLNGACVYVGTMTHTGASGNGFNMCATRSEGRPGAGDDTTASVTVPGTATRTQTSTSTTSTSTSTASPDSAGAVQRLGVQGVAVGLMAWAFVL is encoded by the exons ATGGTCACCctcaaaaccctcctcctcctcaccctctccgccgccaccgccacagCCCAaggcacctcctccatcggCCAAGTAACCTGCGGAAACAACAACTGGTCCCGGTCCCAAATTGAGGAAGCCCTCGAGCAAGGCTGCCGTCTCCACGAGGACGGGGAGCAATTGGGAAACAACAAGTATCCTCACCGGTTCAACAACCGGGAGGGTCTCGTTTTTGCTGCCAGCGGGCCGTATCAGGAGTTTCCTATAGTGAGGAATGGGGTTTATGAAGGGG gCTCCCCCGGAGCGGATAGGATTGTTTTCAATCCTAACCTGAATGGTGCTTGTGTCTATGTCGGCACGATGACGCATACGGGGGCGAGTGGGAATGGGTTTAATATGTGTGCTACGAGGTCGGAGGGAAGGCCGGGGGCTGGGGATGATACCACTGCTTCGGTGACGGTTCCTGGTACTGCTACGAGGACTCAGACCAGCACGTCTACGACGTCGACTTCTACGTCGACTGCCAGCCCGGATTCGGCCGGAGCGGTGCAGAGATTGGGGGTGCAGGGGGTGGCGGTCGGGTTGATGGCTTGGGCTTTTGTTTTGTAA
- a CDS encoding hypothetical protein (EggNog:ENOG503NZXF; COG:E): protein MTSKAPIPFSDPPALMGLPSPYFTPSHLQWAKAIRPFITSNLHSLAVESEQSPTATVPESVFSTFANHHMLIPALPAPLPTAWLKKLGIHTLLGGLKVEDFDSLHGHIYSDEMVRSGLAGPPGSLTTGIAFGLPLILKFGSPILQEKIVPDILLGRKRICIAITEPEAGSDVAGIVTTAKKSPDGQHYIVNGTKKWITNGIWSDYASMAVRTGPPGSGAAGISLLVVPLKNHPGVNMRRLKVAGQISAGTTFIELDDVQVPVENLIGKENHGMKYIMTNFNHERLAVATGTTRQARVALSAAFEYVMKREAFGKPLVEQPVVRHRLAKAGALLESLTAWVEHFAYWMTRLPEEEADVKLGGMTALLKAQAGIVFRECADTAVLLFGGNGFTTTGQGMVAEMLYREVPGTRIPGGSEDVLLDLAVRQLLKIYKVQTKMLEDGKAAKL, encoded by the exons ATGACCTCCAAagcccccatccccttctccgaCCCCCCAGCCCTCATGGgcctcccttccccctacttcaccccttcccacctccAATGGGCCAAAGCCATCCGccccttcatcacctccaacctccactCCCTCGCCGTTGAATCCGAGCAATCCCCTACCGCCACCGTCCCCGAATCCGTCTTTTCCACCTTTGCCAACCACCACATGCTCatccccgccctccccgcccccctgcCCACAGCCTGGCTCAAAAAACTCGGcatccacaccctcctcggcggcctgAAAGTAGAAGACTTTGACTCCCTTCACGGCCACATCTACAGCGACGAAATGGTCCGCTCCGGCCTCGCCGGCCCCCCAGGCTCCCTCACGACCGGCATCGCCTTCggcctccccctcatcctcaagttcggctcccccatcctccaagaAAAAATCGTCCCCGACATCCTCCTGGGCAGAAAAAGAATCTGCATCGCCATCACAGAACCCGAGGCCGGCTCCGACGTGGCCGGGATCGTGACTACGGCCAAGAAATCCCCCGACGGACAACACTACATTGTAAACGGCACCAAGAAATGGATCACAAACGGCATCTGGTCCGACTACGCCTCCATGGCCGTCCGCACCGGCCCCCCCGGTTCGGGAGCAGCAGGCATTTCCCTCCTTGTCGTCCCGCTCAAAAACCACCCCGGGGTTAACATGCGCCGTCTCAAAGTCGCGGGGCAAATCTCGGCCGGGACTACTTTCATCGAGCTGGACGACGTGCAAGTCCCGGTTGAGAACCTGATTGGGAAGGAAAACCACGGGATGAAGTACATAATGACCAACTTCAACCATGAGAGGTTAGCCGTCGCCACGGGGACGACAAGGCAGGCTCGGGTGGCGCTCAGCGCGGCCTTCGAGTACGTcatgaagagggaggcgtttgGAAAGCCGCTGGTGGAACAGCCCGTGGTGCGGCACCGGCTGGCGAAAGCGGGCGCGTTGCTGGAGAGTTTGACTGCGTGGGTGGAGCATTTTGCTTATTGGATGACAAGactgccggaggaggaggcggatgtcAAGTTGGGGGGTATGACGGCGTTGCTGAAGGCGCAGGCGGGGATTGTGTTCAGGGAGTGTGCTGATAcggcggtgttgttgtttgggggcAATGGGTTCACCACTACGGGGCAGGGGATGGTTGCTGAGA TGCTCTACCGAGAGGTTCCGGGGACGAGAATTCCGGGAGGGTCGGAGGATGTCCTGCTTGACTTGGCGGTTCGGCAGCTGCTCAAGATTTACAAGGTGCAGACCAAGATGTTGGAGGATGGAAAGGCTGCGAAACTGTAG
- the IRE1 gene encoding bifunctional endoribonuclease/protein kinase ire1 (BUSCO:EOG09260P2K; EggNog:ENOG503NUNM; COG:T): protein MLRRPPGQRKYTWATLAVIFLPLLQLADAQQQHSGHDQRQPDRLRSPLEGDHQHVAQNIASTALTAEPLVETPAIHARRKNTVTREPDVLSPSRDTDTNNIYNAHDVRAQAFAPDSSDLSVRAPPPSKDSPNRGAGLSQHIARRLEEWEVEDFVLLATVDGDLYASDRRTGVERWHFKAGSPMIETRHFRTNRSVLDEDFDPIDHYIWVVEPTRDGELYLWRPNEEGTGLAKMPWTMKKVVEDLSPLSDPDEGIMYTGDKKTTMVTFNAATGAIMEEVGSGGVFVNQVDNESCYKPNALTDEDEACHSGTITLGRTEYTVVIHRVGSGPIASLKYSEWGPNTRDRDLIQQNQFSRDQTYITGAPDGRFFGIAYSSKADQLFMSTLDSPIARVFDVLQRGESKPGEKPRRVVLPHPPLPGQQNTGFDDEKVLLNQTGTGSWYAMSKSRYPLISQAPAAQIGKAEWWKAVDRPNEVQMSKALVGVHQVPVAQPGSLPFKDVASLPLLIDAPPKHEGIESPPNMDVPQSLSPAEPASTDILHAAKEQIDKFGNTTVSELFSPQNMFIVLLFLAVYFKDSIRKWFLNGQTSKTHHPEFEVKVLPSPQIEELPTTPEAAAPQAVPVEPSAPKEELETPIVASGGDATPVPVAVPALVEPAALDASTPTSNPVTDGATVAAETPKKKKAHRGRRGGKKHQKGNGSKEQGDNSGSRDDDPPQESVEEAVNKAKQLRPAPTLEPDILTVSGNTDEVSGSIIRMGGLEVNEADQLGTGSNGTVVFSGKWDGRAVAVKRMLVQFHEIASQETKLLRESDDNYNVIRYFAQQQRASFLYIALELCEASLADVITKPYNHLALARAGEMHMENVLLQIANGISHLHSLRIVHRDLKPQNILVNMGKNGRPRILVSDFGLCKKLEGTQSSFGATTAHAAGTTGWRAPELLIDDDAPPHAHPMALAEPGSSFHSTSNATGPEGTPSSTRRVTRAIDIFSLGLVYYYMLTRGKHPYDCGDRFMREVNIRKGTKSLKDLSVLGDRTAEAEHLIDWMLNPDPKERPTAKQVMGHPFFWDPKKRLDFLCDVSDHFEKEPRDPPSASLVTLEASSKEVIGLGQNFLKKLPQPFVDSLGKQRKYTGDKMLDLLRALRNKKNHYEDMPENVKKMVGSLPEGYMQFWSSRFPMLLLECWHVVWEIGAWEGNRFRGYYEPEVVVP, encoded by the exons ATGTTGCGACGGCCTCCTGGCCAGCGCAAATACACCTGGGCAACCCTCGCCGTAATCTTCCTGCCTCTGCTCCAGTTGGCCgatgctcagcagcagcactcGGGCCACGATCAGCGTCAGCCAGACCGGTTACGATCTCCCCTCGAGGGCGACCACCAGCATGTCGCTCAAAACATAGCCTCGACCGCCCTGACGGCCGAGCCCCTCGTCGAAACGCCTGCCATCCACGCACGGCGCAAGAACACCGTCACCCGGGAGCCCGACGTGCTGTCACCATCCCGCGATaccgacaccaacaacatctACAATGCTCACGATGTGCGCGCCCAAGCTTTTGCTCCGGACTCCTCCGACCTGTCCGTTcgagcacctcctccatcaaaaGACAGCCCCAACCGTGGGGCTGGACTCTCGCAGCATATTGCGCGGCGTCTGGAGGAGTGGGAAGTGGAAGACTTTGTTCTTCTGGCGACCGTCGATGGGGATCTCTACGCCAGCGACAGGAGAACCGGCGTGGAGCGCTGGCACTTCAAGGCCGGTAGTCCCATGATCGAGACCCGTCACTTTCGTACCAACCGCTCCGTTCTTGACGAAGACTTTGATCCCATTGATCACTACATATGGGTGGTGGAGCCCACCCGCGACGGGGAGCTCTATCTGTGGAGGCCAAACGAAGAAGGGACCGGCCTCGCCAAGATGCCCTGGACCATGAAAAAGGTGGTGGAAGATCTCTCCCCGCTCAGTGACCCGGACGAGGGCATCATGTACACCGGGGACAAGAAAACCACCATGGTCACTTTCAACGCCGCAACGGGCGCCATCATGGAAGAGGTCGGCTCTGGTGGCGTTTTTGTCAACCAGGTGGATAACGAGAGTTGCTACAAACCGAACGCCCTcaccgacgaggacgaggcaTGCCACAGCGGTACCATCACCCTGGGACGTACCGAATACACCGTCGTGATTCACCGTGTAGGAAGCGGGCCCATTGCGTCTCTCAAGTACAGCGAATGGGGCCCCAATACTCGCGACAGGGATCTGATCCAGCAGAACCAGTTCAGCAGGGACCAAACGTACATCACCGGTGCTCCCGACGGGCGTTTCTTCGGAATCGCGTATTCCAGCAAGGCAGATCAGTTGTTCATGTCCACGCTCGACTCGCCCATCGCTCGCGTCTTTGATGTCTTGCAGCGCGGGGAATCCAAACCGGGCGAGAAGCCACGCCGTGTTGTTCTGCCCCATCCTCCACTGCCTGGGCAGCAAAACACCGGTTTCGACGATGAAAAGGTGTTACTCAACCAAACTGGGACCGGCAGTTGGTACGCCATGTCCAAAAGCCGTTATCCCTTGATTTCACAGGCCCCGGCGGCACAGATCGGCAAAGCAGAGTGGTGGAAAGCCGTTGACAGGCCCAACGAAGTCCAAATGTCCAAGGCTCTGGTTGGCGTCCATCAAGTCCCCGTCGCTCAGCCCGGCAGTCTCCCCTTCAAGGATGTCGCCAGCTTGCCTCTGTTGATCGACGCGCCCCCCAAGCATGAGGGCATCGAGTCTCCTCCCAACATGGACGTCCCTCAGTCATTGTCCCCGGCTGAACCGGCGTCCACTGACATTTTGCACGCGGCAAAGGAGCAAATCGACAAGTTTGGCAACACCACCGTGTCCGAGTTGTTCAGCCCTCAAAACATGTTCATCGTCTTGTTGTTTCTGGCGGTGTACTTTAAAGACTCGATTCGCAAGTGGTTTCTGAATGGCCAGACGTCCAAGACGCACCACCCCGAATTCGAAGTCAAGGTGCTACCGAGTCCTCAAATCGAAGAGCTGCCGACGACTCCggaggctgctgccccaCAGGCGGTGCCAGTCGAGCCCAGTGCACCAAAGGAAGAGCTCGAGACACCTATTGTTGCTTCGGGCGGCGACGCCACACCCGTCCCCGTTGCTGTCCCCGCTCTCGTTGAGCCTGCGGCTTTGGATGCATCCACACCCACGTCCAACCCCGTTACTGACGGTGccactgttgctgctgaaaCTCctaagaagaagaaggcgcaCAGAGGCCGTCGTGGTGGTAAGAAACACCAAAAAGGAAACGGTAGCAAGGAGCAGGGTGATAATTCAGGATCTCGAGATGACGACCCTCCGCAGGAGTccgtggaggaggctgtcAACAAGGCGAAGCAGCTTCGTCCCGCACCGACGTTGGAGCCTGATATTTTGACCGTCTCCGGCAACACTGACGAGGTTTCCGGCTCCATCATTCGAATGGGCGGGCTCGAGGTCAACGAAGCCGATCAGCTGGGCACAGGAAGCAACGGTACCGTTGTCTTTTCTGGCAAGTGGGATGGGCGTGCCGTTGCTGTGAAGCGTATGTTGGTACAGTTTCACGAGATTGCCAGCCAGGAAACGAAGCTGTTGCGCGAGAGTGATGACAACTACAACG TGATTCGATACTTTGCCCAGCAACAGCGTGCTTCGTTTCTGTACATTGCCCTCGAGCTGTGCGAGGCGTCATTGGCCGATGTCATTACCAAACCATACAACCACCTTGCCCTGGCGAGAGCTGGCGAGATGCACATGGAGAACGTCCTCTTGCAAATCGCCAATGGCATCAGCCATCTGCATTCGTTACGCATCGTCCATCGCGACCTCAAACCTCAAAacatcctcgtcaacatgGGCAAAAACGGCCGACCGCGCATTCTGGTCTCTGATTTCGGTCTATGCAAGAAGCTGGAAGGCACCCAGTCCTCGTTTGgtgccaccaccgcccacgcTGCAGGAACCACAGGCTGGCGCGCTCCCGAGCTTCTgatcgacgacgacgcaCCACCGCACGCGCACCCCATGGCTCTCGCCGAACCGGGCTCCAGCTTCCATTCCACGTCCAACGCCACCGGTCCGGAGGGCACCCCGTCGTCCACACGCCGCGTCACTCGTGCTATTGACATCTTTTCGCTGGGCCTGGTGTACTATTACATGCTGACCCGCGGCAAACACCCCTACGACTGCGGCGACCGCTTCATGCGCGAGGTCAACATCCGCAAGGGCACCAAAAGCCTCAAGGACCTCAGCGTTTTGGGCGATAGAACCGCCGAAGCAGAACATCTAATCGACTGGATGCTCAACCCGGACCCCAAGGAGCGCCCCACAGCCAAGCAAGTCATGGGCCACCCTTTCTTTTGGGACCCCAAGAAACGCCTCGACTTTTTGTGCGACGTCTCTGACCACTTCGAAAAAGAACCGCGTGATCCACCTTCTGCATCGCTTGTTACCCTGGAGGCGAGCAGCAAGGAGGTTATTGGGCTAGGGCAGAACTTTTTGAAGAAATTGCCGCAGCCGTTTGTGGATAGTTTGGGCAAGCAGAGGAAGTATACGGGGGATAAGATGCTTGATTTGTTGAGGGCGTTGAGGAATAAAAAGAATCATTATGAGGATATGCCCGAGAATGTCaagaagatggtggggagcTTGCCGGAGGGGTACATGCAGTTTTGGTCGAGCAGGTTTCCGATGTTGTTGCTCGAGTGCTGGCATGTGGTTTGGGAGATTGgggcttgggaggggaaTCGGTTCAGGGGATATTATGAGCCTGAGGTTGTGGTGCCTTAG
- a CDS encoding hypothetical protein (COG:O; EggNog:ENOG503NVAX; BUSCO:EOG09261MOX), with translation MADGAAPTGDNQAPSGPRGDGNRGRGRGRGGRGRGRGDHSRGRGRGSGGGRGGGAGHHRSGNTATTDPASQEPKKAPNFKRTEVLDGQADDNAETCFICANPITHFSVAPCNHTTCHICSLRLRALYKSKDCPHCRTSSPYVIFTDDGTKRFEDYTAKDITSTDDNIGIKYAGEEIVGDTILLLRFNCPDSECDFAGLGWQDLHQHVRNVHHMKMCDLCTRNKKVFTHEHELFADKQLTEHMRHGDDKPGTADQTGFRGHPLCGFCGARFYDSDKLYEHCRNKHERCFLCDRRDSRQPHYFLDYDALEQHFKKDHFLCNDRECLEKKFVVFESEMDLKAHQLSEHGGSVGSGRDARRVDMSNFDLRQRYEQERGAPRGGRNQERRRAPDPANEPIPASSAQPLRRDEIAFQRQMAIQSGAANRAPPPGPAPGPSRPPPPAIAAARAAAAATTAPIDAMENLSITDWSSLTQEQRASLARHNAVVERASNLLGNNENKIATFRQYISNYNRGSMNPTQLIDAFASLFADTSSDTALGTLVREVAELFEDKKKGEALRAAWQNRRARTQDREEEYPSLPGLGGMHGATTSTTGWATAAAPTRVTLHNNGAAANSNRVLKLKNSTRRGSVGNASVMSFASASSGGGGRGVAASSAAAFPALPSTSRPAPAQPSWTAGGSSAPPAPKTTTASHVGTGAVKRGPPPQTNSSDAFPALPAAPKPKTTIFGYGRGVVRRDFGVSRDTGFSWGGGGGGGGGAASGSRNAGGAGEEVQQQQDGGQGGQGGKGKKGKKQVLAHWG, from the exons ATGGCTGACGGAGCTGCTCCTACTGGCGATAACCAGGCACCCAGCGGACCTAGAGGCGACGGCaacagaggcagaggcagaggtcGTGGCGGTAGGGGCCGTGGGAGGGGAGACCACTCTCGCGGTAGAGGGCGTGGtagtggaggaggacgaggaggaggcgccggACACCACCGTTCTGGAAACACGGCCACCACAGATCCAGCTTCGCAGGAACCAAAGAAGGCACCCAACTTCAAAAGGACCGAAGTTCTAGACGGCCAGGCCGACGACAATGCCGAAACGTGCTTCATTTGcgccaaccccatcacccatTTCTCTGTTGCTCCCTGCAACCACACCACATGTCACATCTGTTCTTTGCGGTTGAGAGCGCTCTACAAGAGCAAGGATTGTCCCCATTGCAGG ACATCATCGCCATATGTTATCTTCACCGACGACGGAACCAAGCGCTTCGAGGACTACACGGCCAAGGACATCACCAGCACAGATGACAACATTGGTATCAAATACGCcggggaggagattgtgggAGATACTATTCTTTTGCTGAGGTTCAATTGCCCGGATTCCGAGTGTGACTTTGCTGGTCTGGGCTGGCAGGACCTGCATCAACACGTCCGCAATGTGCACCACATGAAGATGTGCGACTTGTGCACACGGAACAAGAAGGTCTTTACACATGAGCACGAACTGTTTGCGGACAAGCAGCTCACCGAGCATATGCGCCATGGCGACGACAAGCCCGGCACGGCCGACCAGACCGGCTTCAGGGGACATCCGCTGTGCGGCTTCTGCGGAGCTAGGTTCTACGATAGCGACAAGTTGTATGAGCATTGCCGCAACAAGCACGAGCGGTGTTTCTTGTGTGATAGGAGAGATTCAAGGCAGCCGCATTATTTCCTCGACTACGACGCACTTGAGCAGCATTTCAAGAAGGATCACTTTCTTTGCAACGATCGGGAATGTCTGGAGAAGAAGTTTGTTGTGTTCGAGTCTGAAATGGATCTCAAGGCCCATCAGCTTTCTGAGCATGGTGGGTCTGTAGGAAGCGGTAGAGATGCGAGGAGGGTAGACATGTCCAACTTTGACTTGCGCCAGAGATATGAGCAGGAGAGAGGGGCTCCCAGGGGCGGAAGAAATCAAGAGCGTCGGCGTGCGCCCGACCCTGCCAACGAGCCGATACCTGCCAGCTCCGCCCAGCCTCTGCGAAGAGATGAGATTGCCTTTCAGCGTCAGATGGCGATACAATCTGGCGCTGCTAACCGGGCACCGCCACCTGGCCCTGCTCCCGGCCCGTctcgaccaccacctccagccaTCGCAGCCGCTCGTGcggctgccgctgccaccaccgcacCCATCGACGCCATGGAAAACCTCTCCATAACCGACTGGTCATCTCTCACCCAGGAACAACGTGCCAGCTTGGCCCGCCACAACGCTGTTGTCGAGCGCGCGTCTAATCTCCTTGGCAACAACGAGAACAAGATTGCCACTTTTAGACAATACATCTCCAACTACAACCGCGGAAGCATGAACCCAACCCAGCTCATCGACGCCTTTGCTTCGTTGTTTGCCGACACCTCCTCCGACACGGCGTTGGGGACCCTAGTGAGGGAAGTAGCAGAGTTGTttgaagacaagaagaagggagaggcTCTCCGCGCGGCGTGGCAGAACAGGAGGGCGAGAACGCAggacagggaggaggagtatcCTTCCCTTCCGGGATTGGGGGGCATGCACGGCGCTACTACCTCGACGACGGGGTGGGCGACGGCTGCGGCGCCGACGAGAGTCACGCTTCACAACAATGGCGCTGCTGCTAACTCGAACCGGGTGTTGAAACTGAAGAATAGCACTAGGAGAGGGAGTGTGGGTAACGCGTCGGTGATGTCTTTTGCTTCGGCGTCGAGCGGTGGGGGGGGTAGGggtgttgctgcttcttcgGCAGCTGCGTTTCCTGCTCTTCCTTCTACGTCGAGACCTGCGCCGGCACAGCCAAGTTGGACTGCTGGGGGGAGCAGCGCACCTCCGGCACCGAAGACCACGACTGCTAGTCACGTTGGGACGGGAgcggtgaagagggggccgccgccgcagacGAACAGTAGTGATGCTTTTCCTGCTTTGCCTGCTGCTCCGAAACCAAAGACGACTATTTTTGGgtatgggaggggggtggtgaggagggatttTGGGGTGAGTAGGGATACTGGGTTTagctgggggggtggtggtggtggtggtggtggtgcggcaAGTGGAAGTAGAAACGCGGGAGGGGCAGGTGAGGAGgtgcaacagcagcaggatggTGGGCAGGGAGGGCAGGGGGgtaaggggaagaaggggaagaagcaGGTTTTGGCTCATTGGGGCTGA
- a CDS encoding hypothetical protein (EggNog:ENOG503P17X; COG:K) → MSAPLTDEETTEYSRIIDGILAAADLQTVTRKKIRQGLEAAIEKDLSDQKEAIKKLIEARFDAVSANNADATPPETNGYSPEDGGEDGGEDGEIQVSLQPAKKKVKRESSSEDADRRLAAELQAQENALSRARVTRGAGTTKPKAKPKAKAAKKKSAKRVRSDDDSEVEDGEEKPKRKAGGGFQKPFNLSEALADVCGEPQLSRPQVVKKLWDHIKANELQDPNDKRNINCDEKLRAVFRQEKINMFSMNKLLGSQLYPIEEA, encoded by the exons ATGTCAGCACCAT TGACGGATGAGGAGACCACAGAGTACAGCCGAATCATTGACggcatcctcgccgccgccgacctcCAGACAGTTACCAGGAAAAAGATTCGCCAAGGACTAGAGGCTGCGATTGAGAAGGATCTGAGCGATCAGAAA GAAGCAATCAAGAAGCTCATAGAAGCGCGTTTCGACGCCGTATCCGCCAACAATGCCGATGCAACGCCTCCCGAAACGAATGGTTATTCTCCagaggatggaggcgaggatggaggcgaggatggagagatCCAAGTCTCGCTGCAGCCAGCCAAGAAAAAGGTGAAGCGCGAGAGCTCCAGTGAGGATGCCGACCGTCGCCTCGCCGCCGAACTTCAGGCTCAAGAGAACGCACTTTCAAGAGCCCGTGTCACGCGCGGAGCTGGCACCACGAAACCAAAAGCAaagcccaaggccaaggctgccaagaaaaaaagcgcCAAACGCGTGAGGTCCGATGATGACAgcgaggtcgaggacggcgaggaaaAGCCAAAGAGAAAAGCCGGAGGAGGCTTTCAAAAACCATTCAATCTCAGCGAGGCTCTTGCGGATGTGTGTGGCGAGCCACAG TTGTCGCGCCCACAGGTGGTCAAGAAGCTCTGGGACCATATCAAAGCCAACGAGCTCCAGGACCCCAACGACAAACGCAACATTAACTGTGACGAAAAGCTGAGGGCTGTCTTCAGGCAGGAAAAGATCAACATGTTCTCCATGAACAAGCTCTTGGGCAGCCAGCTCTACCCCATCGAGGAGGCCTAG